One Poecilia reticulata strain Guanapo linkage group LG4, Guppy_female_1.0+MT, whole genome shotgun sequence genomic window carries:
- the mob3c gene encoding MOB kinase activator 3C isoform X1, protein MALCLGQVFSKAKTFRPRKRFEPGTQRFELYKKAQASLKSGLDLRKVVQLPEGENLNDWIAVHVVDFFNRINLIYGTVSEYCSERTCPIMSGGLKYEYRWQDGEDYKKPTKLPAIKYMNLLMDWIESLINNEDIFPTRVGVPFPKNFQQVCKKILSRLFRVFVHVYIHHFDSICSMGAEAHINTCYKHYYYFISEFSLIDNSELEPLREMTEKICT, encoded by the exons ATGGCGCTGTGTCTCGGACAAGTGTTCAGCAAAGCCAAAACGTTCAGGCCAAGGAAGCGCTTTGAGCCCGGCACGCAGCGCTTCGAACTCTACAAGAAGGCCCAGGCCTCGCTCAAGTCGGGCCTGGACCTGAGGAAGGTGGTACAGCTGCCCGAGGGGGAGAACCTCAACGACTGGATCGCGGTTCACGTGGTGGACTTCTTCAACAGGATCAACCTGATCTATGGCACAGTCAGCGAGTACTGCAGCGAGCGCACGTGCCCCATCATGTCCGGGGGCCTGAAGTACGAGTACAGATGGCAGGATGGCGAGGACTACAAGAAGCCCACCAAGCTGCCTGCCATCAAGTACATGAACCTGCTGATGGACTGGATAGAGTCTCTAATCAACAATGAGGACATCTTCCCCACCAGAGTAG GTGTACCATTTCCTAAGAACTTCCAGCAAGTATGCAAGAAGATCCTGAGCCGTCTCTTCAGGGTGTTTGTGCATGTTTACATCCATCACTTTGACAGCATCTGCAGCATGGGCGCTGAGGCCCACATCAACACCTGCTACAAACACTACTACTACTTCATCTCAGAGTTCAGTCTCATCGATAACTCTGAACTGGAGCCTCTG AGGGAGATGACAGAGAAGATATGTACTTGA
- the mknk1 gene encoding MAP kinase-interacting serine/threonine-protein kinase 1, translated as MVRHGVMSELQTIQHPHQGNPLAVGQVGQTCARIQNNGNITEEPQPLSQGTAEIEKSQPVNIPDFSKRRKKKRTRATDSFTGTFNDLYKLTDEVLGQGAYAKVQGCVSLQNGQEFAVKIIEKAAGHSRSRVFREVETLYQCQGNKNILELIQFFEDSSYFYLVFEKLRGGSILTHIQNRKHFNELEASKVVRDIALALDFLHTKGIAHRDLKLENILCEYTDRVSPVKICDFDLGSGVKLSSACTPITTPELTTPCGSAEYMAPEVVEAFTDEASFYDKRCDLWSLGVILYILLSGSPPFTGHCGTDCGWDRGEACRACQSFLFESIQEGKYEFPDKDWAHITDGAKDLISKLLVRDSTLRLSAAQVLQHPWLQGNAPERGLPTPRVLQRNSSTKDLTQFAAEAIAFNRQLSQHDEQQEDSASIVCSMRLSPPSNSRLARRRAQSNALRSGDFSPLSDDLAA; from the exons ATGGTGAGGCATGGCGTGATGTCGGAGCTGCAGACCATCCAGCATCCTCACCAG GGTAACCCCCTGGCTGTGGGCCAAGTAGGACAAACCTGTGCGAGAATCCAGAACAATGGGAACATCACGGAAGAACCGCAGCCCCTCTCGCAGGGTACAGCAG agaTTGAGAAAAGTCAGCCGGTGAACATCCCGGATTTTTccaaaaggagaaagaagaaacgGACTAGAGCAACCGACAGCTTCACAGGAACCTTTAATG ATCTGTACAAACTGACAGATGAGGTGCTTGGTCAGGGGGCATATGCTAAAGTTCAAGGATGTGTGAGCCTGCAAAATGGACAGGAGTTTGCTGTGAAA ATCATAGAAAAGGCCGCAGGGCACAGCCGAAGCAGAGTATTTCGAGAGGTGGAGACTCTCTATCAGTGTCAAGGAAACAA GAACATCTTGGAACTGATCCAGTTCTTTGAAGACAGCTCGTACTTTTACTTGGTGTTTGAAAAGCTGCGAGGAG GCTCCATTCTTACACACATCCAGAACCGAAAGCACTTTAACGAACTGGAGGCCAGCAAGGTGGTCCGGGACATTGCGCTAGCCTTGGACTTTCTGCACACAAAGG GAATTGCTCATAGGGACCTCAAGCTGGAAAACATCCTGTGCGAATACACCGACCGG gTGTCACCAGTAAAAATCTGCGACTTTGATCTGGGAAGCGGAGTAAAGCTCAGCAGCGCCTGTACTCCCATAACGACGCCAGAGCTCACCACGCCG TGCGGCTCAGCGGAGTACATGGCTCCAGAAGTAGTGGAGGCGTTCACCGACGAGGCCTCCTTCTACGACAAGCGCTGCGACCTGTGGAGCCTCGGCGTCATCCTCTACATCCTGCTGAGTGGAAGCCCCCCCTTCACAGGCCACTGTGGCACCGACTGCGGGTGGGACCGGGGGGAAGCATGCAGAGCGTGCCAG AGTTTCCTGTTTGAGAGCATCCAGGAGGGCAAGTACGAGTTTCCAGACAAGGACTGGGCTCACATCACAGACGGAGCCAAAGATCTCATATCGAAGCTGCTGGTTCGGGACTCCACTCTGCGCCTCAGCGCTGCTCAGGTCCTGCAGCATCCTTGGTTACAGGGG AATGCACCAGAGAGAGGTCTTCCAACTCCTCGTGTCCTACAGAG GAACAGCAGCACCAAGGACCTGACCCAGTTTGCAGCAGAAGCCATCGCCTTTAACCGGCAGCTCTCCCAGCACGACGAGCAGCAGGAGGACTCGGCGTCCATCGTCTGCTCCATGAGGCTGTCCCCTCCTTCCAATTCCCGGCTGGCCCGCAGACGGGCCCAGTCCAACGCTCTGCGCAGCGGGGACTTCTCTCCTCTTTCTGATGACCTCGCAGCCTGA
- the mob3c gene encoding MOB kinase activator 3C isoform X2 — MALCLGQVFSKAKTFRPRKRFEPGTQRFELYKKAQASLKSGLDLRKVVQLPEGENLNDWIAVHVVDFFNRINLIYGTVSEYCSERTCPIMSGGLKYEYRWQDGEDYKKPTKLPAIKYMNLLMDWIESLINNEDIFPTRVYHFLRTSSKYARRS; from the exons ATGGCGCTGTGTCTCGGACAAGTGTTCAGCAAAGCCAAAACGTTCAGGCCAAGGAAGCGCTTTGAGCCCGGCACGCAGCGCTTCGAACTCTACAAGAAGGCCCAGGCCTCGCTCAAGTCGGGCCTGGACCTGAGGAAGGTGGTACAGCTGCCCGAGGGGGAGAACCTCAACGACTGGATCGCGGTTCACGTGGTGGACTTCTTCAACAGGATCAACCTGATCTATGGCACAGTCAGCGAGTACTGCAGCGAGCGCACGTGCCCCATCATGTCCGGGGGCCTGAAGTACGAGTACAGATGGCAGGATGGCGAGGACTACAAGAAGCCCACCAAGCTGCCTGCCATCAAGTACATGAACCTGCTGATGGACTGGATAGAGTCTCTAATCAACAATGAGGACATCTTCCCCACCAGA GTGTACCATTTCCTAAGAACTTCCAGCAAGTATGCAAGAAGATCCTGA